In one window of Gossypium hirsutum isolate 1008001.06 chromosome A01, Gossypium_hirsutum_v2.1, whole genome shotgun sequence DNA:
- the LOC121230823 gene encoding high mobility group B protein 3 — protein sequence MKGGKSKSDTKSAKLSVKSKAGKKSGKAAKDPNKPKRPASAFFVFMEEFREQYKKDHPKNKSVAAVGKAGGDKWKSLSEAEKAPYVAKAEKRKVEYEKNMKAYNKRQAEGPKDEDVESDKSVSEVNDEDDDEEGSGDEEDDE from the exons GCTATCCGTGAAATCCAAAGCTGGAAAGAAATCGGGGAAGGCTGCCAAGGATCCAAACAAGCCAAAGAGGCCTGCTAGTGCCTTCTTTGTTTTcat GGAGGAGTTCCGTGAGCAATACAAGAAGGATCACCCTAAAAACAAATCCGTTGCGGCT GTCGGCAAAGCTGGTGGAGATAAATGGAAGAGCTTGTCTGAAGCT gAAAAGGCACCTTATGTAGCTAAGGCAGAAAAGCGGAAGGTTGAGTATGAAAAGAACATGAAGGCCTACAATAAGAGACAG GCTGAGGGTCCCAAAGACGAAGATGTTGAGTCTGACAAATCAGTGTCTGAGGTGAATGATGAGGATGATGATGAAGAAGGCAGCGGAGAC GAGGAAGATGATGAGTAG